The window AGCACCGGAGCACCGCAGACCAGGACCCACGCCACCGCAGCGCACAAGGCCTTCACTCTGCCCCTCCAACAGGGTCCGAATCGATGACGTCGTCCGGAAGTGTACCCCCCGACCGGCGCGGGAGTCCCCTCGCTGGCGTGGGAAGCCCCAGCGACGGCATGTTGCCAGCTTCGCTCATGTCCAGGCGGAGGTATCCGATGCGTGCGCTGACCCTGCTGGCCCTGCTTCTCCTCCCTACGCCGCTGCTGGGTCAAGGGCGCTATCAGGAGGCCGTCCAGATTGGCACCGTGGACTCGATCTGGTCCGCCTCCCTGGAGGAACAACGGCCTTTCCTGGTCTACACCCCGCCCTCTTACGGCGACGCGGAGCTCACGCCCCAACAGTATCCTGTCCTGTATCTGCTGGACGGAAATGCCCACTTCCACTCGGTCAGTGGCCTCATCCAGATCCTGGGCACCGGCGTGAACGGCACGTTCGTGATCCCCGAGATGATCGTGGTGGCGATCCCGAATACCGACCGCACACGGGACCTGACACCCACGCACACCACCCTGGGCTTCGACGGCACTCCCGCACCCGGCTTCGAGACCAGTGGTGGGAACGACGCGTTCTTCCGCTTCCTGAAGGACGAGCTGATCCCCCACATCGACTCGCGCTACCGCACGCTGCCGTACCGCGTGTTCGTGGGGCATTCGTTGGGAGGCATCACGGCCATCAATGCGCTGTACTCGATTCCCGAGACGTTCAACGCCTATGTGGCCATCGACCCGAGTCTGTGGTGGGACAACAGCACGCTGCTCCACCAGGCCAAAGCGTACTTCAGCACCGCACGGCTGGACGGAAAGGCGCTCTACGTAGCGCAGGCCAATACCATTCAGCCGGACGACTCCATCACCAATCCCCACTTCTCCGCCATCACCCAGTTCGATGCCGTGCTGAGTACCTACAACGAGAGTGGGCTGCGCTACGCCTTCCACTACTACAAGGAAGACGACCACGGGTCGGTGCCACTGATCTCGGAGTATGATGCGCTGCGCTTCATCTTCGATGGCTACAAGGTGCCCCTCCAGCGCGTTCTGGCGCAGCCGACGCTGTTGACGGAGCACTTCCGGAACGTGTCAGCGCGCTTGGGCCAGAACTTCCAACCCTCCGAGCGCATGTTCGCGCTCCTGGCCCAGGTGGCGGTCGCTCAGGATACGGCCAACGCCCTGGAGTTCGGACGCATGCGCGTGCAACTCTACCCACAGAGCTCTCCCGCCCATGAAGGGTTGGCTGATCTGCTCGCTGCGCAAGGCCAGACGGACGCGGCGCGCCAGCACTACGAGCACGCGTTGGCGCGAAGTCCGGACAGTGAGCGCGTGCAGAAGAAGCTCAGGGAGCTGGGGCGGTGAAGGAGGGCGGCCCCCTTGGCCGCCCTCCACCGCCCTTCTCGACCGTCGCCAGCCGACGGTCTAGTCGTCCGTCGCCGCCTCGAGTGGGATGTGCAGCTCGGTGCGGAGGTCCTGCTCGGGGACCTGGCCCGGCATGTTCAAGTACACCTCGTACGAGACGCCCTCGGCCAGGCGGTGACCGCTGGCCGGCAGCCATTGCCCCATCAGACGAGACCAGGTGTCGCCCAACGTCGAATAGGGGCCGATGTGCATCGTGACGGCGTGTGGGCCGCCGGGCAGGACGCGCTCCTCCAGACCTGAGGGGATCAGCGCGGTGTCCCCGACGGAGATCGCCGCCTCGGAGCGGAGCTCGGGCTCTGGAGTGATCTCCGGATCATCGTGGAACACGGCCAACATCTTCGAGCCGGGGCCGATCAGGCCCGCCTGGCCGGCGATCCCTCCCAGTCGTGCGAAGGCATCCGAGATGGTGTGGTAGGAGCCGCGGTGGGGTGTGTAGGCGACGCGCAGTGGCTCGAGTGTGCGAACGGTCACGTCCATGTTCTGTCCCTCGTCAGTGGTGTACAGGTCCTCCCACGCGACCCCCTGGTCGGTGTAGTGGACGCCGCTCCGCGCGGTCAGCAGGCACCGTGGCACCCACGAAGGGTGATCCCCACAGCGTGCCTCCGCCCTGAACGTCACGGGCGCCATGCCGAACGCGGCACCGAACGCGCGAGTGAAGGCAGCATGCGTTTCGTAGCCAGCGTCCGCGGCGATCCGAGACACCGTGTGATCGGTGAACGCC is drawn from Gemmatimonadota bacterium and contains these coding sequences:
- a CDS encoding GyrI-like domain-containing protein, whose translation is MKPTTRSYYRDAVRDAVRTIVASLDSALDLDGLARGAATSEFHFHRVFRGMIGETPLELHRRLRLERAARALAFTDHTVSRIAADAGYETHAAFTRAFGAAFGMAPVTFRAEARCGDHPSWVPRCLLTARSGVHYTDQGVAWEDLYTTDEGQNMDVTVRTLEPLRVAYTPHRGSYHTISDAFARLGGIAGQAGLIGPGSKMLAVFHDDPEITPEPELRSEAAISVGDTALIPSGLEERVLPGGPHAVTMHIGPYSTLGDTWSRLMGQWLPASGHRLAEGVSYEVYLNMPGQVPEQDLRTELHIPLEAATDD
- a CDS encoding alpha/beta hydrolase-fold protein, producing MRALTLLALLLLPTPLLGQGRYQEAVQIGTVDSIWSASLEEQRPFLVYTPPSYGDAELTPQQYPVLYLLDGNAHFHSVSGLIQILGTGVNGTFVIPEMIVVAIPNTDRTRDLTPTHTTLGFDGTPAPGFETSGGNDAFFRFLKDELIPHIDSRYRTLPYRVFVGHSLGGITAINALYSIPETFNAYVAIDPSLWWDNSTLLHQAKAYFSTARLDGKALYVAQANTIQPDDSITNPHFSAITQFDAVLSTYNESGLRYAFHYYKEDDHGSVPLISEYDALRFIFDGYKVPLQRVLAQPTLLTEHFRNVSARLGQNFQPSERMFALLAQVAVAQDTANALEFGRMRVQLYPQSSPAHEGLADLLAAQGQTDAARQHYEHALARSPDSERVQKKLRELGR